From the genome of Methanofollis sp.:
CTAGATGTACCTTACACAGATTTTGTAGAAATCATTATACGTCGGTCAATCTACCCTCGCAAACTTATGAAATGAGCCCAATTGCATCAGGAGGATCTCAAGAGGGAGACAGAAAAACACAATGGGTTTTTAGACGGATATTCTTGGGTGAGTATCCCTCCCTACCTTTGGCATCAATTCGTGTTTAAAAAATTATTGACAATTCTTACAGACCCTCGTCTTTCGAAATAATCCTGATGTAGTAATACACTGCGAGCAGGCCGCTGTCCCACACCTGTCGCAGATCTGGGTATGATCTGACCCGTATGTTCTGTTGCAGATCGGGCACTCAACCTCGCAGTCAGAGCAGAGCGGCATATTGCATACCGAACAGATCGTACTGGCGTGCTCTTTACAGAATGTCTTGCCGCAGGAACTGCAGGTCGAAGCATGTTCGTTACAGACCCATTTCCCGCAGACAGGGCATTGTGTAATGTGCTCACTACAACAGGCTTTTCCGCACACCTCACAAACGGCGACGGCCTCTTTCTTGATGTTAATGACACCGAACTTGAAATGCTGAGGGCAATAGCGAATGGTGTTTTCAAGGACTGTTCCGGAGTGGGCAAACACTTCTTTCGTATAAATCGTGCCGAATGCGTTGAAATGAACGGCCCATTTGGGAACGGAAACCATTTCACTCTTGAAGAGTTTTACATCGCCTCTTCTCGGGATGAACTTCCGGCGTTTGCTATCCAGAATGGTATCCCCCTTTGAAGGAGTGTACGTTATATCGCTCGTATTCTTCGCCGTGATATATTCTATGGCAACTCTTTCGACCGTCCGCTTGGTGATTTCGGGTTTCAGTTCGGTGATCTGATAATCCGAACCGATCGTAATGGAATATTCAGGTGATGGAGAATTATTCAATACTTCATTGAATGTCTGGAGTGTTTGAGCGTTATCGGTGCTCTGCTTCGAGGTACTCAGCGAGTTAAAAATCGAGCCTCCCTTCTCTGCCTGCCTGTTGAGCACCTTGCCGTCCAGAAGATCGATCACGACTATGCCGTCATCGGAAAACTTGTGGAGTTTCTTGGTGGGATCGTAGACCTGGGCTTTGAAACTGTAGGGTATTTTTATGTACGGATGGAAGGTGAGCGTGGCATCGCTCACCTCAATCAGATGGTTGTTCTGTAGCGGCAGCGTCGTTACCGCAATATAATCTGATTTTATTGGCAGAGCAAATTTTAAATTCAGTTTTTCTCCTCTCCGACTGACCCTTCCGGCAGAGACAGCAAACCACTTTTCCTTGATGTCTTCGTGACTGAAGATTTCGATGTTCCTGCTCTCCGCAAAATTCTGAGCGTCGATAGTTAAGTCGTTGAAGGCGACAAAAACTCCCTGCCAGCCCTGGCCGAGGTCATCAAGTTTCTTGGAAAAGTCCCGAACTTCTTTTATGCCGACTGCGGATGTAAAATTCTTACATTCGATGGCAACCTGCTTTCTTCCTCTTCTGGCAATGACATCGATTTCGTTTGTATAACCCCCCTGTCCAGGCATTCTGACCCGTCTTTCAGTCTTGTAGCCCTCGGCCTGATAAATCGAGTCGACAATTTCTTCCAATTTTGTTCCAAGCTCGTAGACATTCGCAGAAGGCGGCTTCCCCTCTTCTGTGTACTCTTCCTCCGACCAATCGATAGGATCCGACCAATCGTCATCAGAAGGAGGAGGAGAGGTTTGAATCTTTACAGTGTTAGGGACTGATGTTTCTTGTGTTAATTTGGTACCACACTCAGGGCAAAATTTTGCATTGGTGCTCGTTAGTGGCGTTCCGCATTCAGGACAAAACATAGGCATGGTTATTCGCACAATCTGGCTTTACGTGTAACTCCTTTAAGGTAACGAAATGATCAGAGGGACCATAATTAAAAAATAAAAGTATATTTGTTAATTTTTGAAACGAAACAAATTCGGCCCTGTAAAACTCCTGTATCGCAGCGCTGGCATGGAGGACAAAGTTCATTCTTACGATCTATGGGAGATCTCTCATGAAGAAGGAGGCGGGTGCCGGTCCGGATTTTTCACCATTTTCGACCGTTTTCGACAGGTTTCACCGCCTGTCGAAAAGAGGGTGGGGAGCGTGGTGACGGCGGATCAGAAATTAAGGAGAGATCTAATGATCATTATATGTACATACGTACCTCTTTTCACCAGGTGGAAGGAGCACAGGGTGCAGGCGACCGCAAGGGTGATGGGGGTGTGGGTGAGTGTGATCCTCCGCCTGGTGAAAACGATTTTTAAAATCGGCGGAGAGATGACGAAATTAAAATGTGCGATACGGATGCGCCCCGAATCATTTTCAACGCCGGTCGAAAGATGTCGAAAAGGGGGTGAAAGGGGTGCATCGGATCAACGGGGGCATGAGGAGGGCGATGACTTCGGCACGGGTTTTCATAGGCGTCATATCTCTGTGGTACGTCGCCCCGTGCCACCGGGATCCTTTAAGGTATTGAGTGCCACCCTGATCTCGCCATTCTGACACTTGGATCCGGTTTCCGGCCCTTCGATCTCGATGATCCGGGACGCGTTCGTGAGCGTGTTAATTCCCGGGTATTCTGGCATTCTGGAGGAAAAGATATAGTTTCTCGAAGGCCTGGGCGGCGTTACCGGGATGGGGAGGAGAAAAGGGGGGGGCGGGCCCTATAGGAGGGATGAGAGGGGCGGCAAAGGCGGTGGAAATCGGCGCGAATCTGAGAGATTTTGAGGGTGACAGGGGGGCAGGACGTTATCAGGGTACGCCCGATAATAGACGCAAAAAAGGAATTAGGGGGTAAGAGCAGTAAACTTATCCACCGCTTCATACGTCTTCCCATCAGGGGTGTGGATCGTGACGTATGTCCACCCATACGTTTCATCAGAAGGAACATTCATGCTGCTAAACGGAACTTTTATTCCGCCTTTCATGAACATATTCCCATCTTTCCACGTTGTTATGGTGCCGGATCCCTTGTAGACAAGTTTGTCTTTTTGATCTTTGAAGTTATTATCGAATTTTGTTGTCCAGATCTGAATGTCAACGGGAATACTGGCATCTGAATATTTTACCGTCTCGTCATATTGATCAAGCAGGTCTGGATGAACAGTAACCCCATCGTCTTCGGCATCGGCATCCCAATTTTCCTTGATCGTGTCCACACTTGCATGCGTCACCTGGGAAAAGTCATTCACTACCGCCGTAGGTTTTGGGACTGTTTTTTCGGGGGTAGGGTATGGAGTACTTGTTTGCTGAGTGCTTGCTTGCGGGGTGGGATATGTTAACTCATTCGGCGATGCTTGATGATCTGTGTGTGCAGTTGTACAACCGGATACACAAACAAAGCAGATTGCAATACAAACCAGGATTAAAGAGTATAGCCTCATATTTTCTCTAACAATAATAAAACATTTCGACATATACATATTTCGTTTTTTTCAGAATTTTATTTTTTAAAGCACTAAAGAGTGATGAACACGATTAATCCAATTTATTATGGGACTTTTTCGTTGGTCACCCTTTGATGGTTTTTAAAAAAGTATGTTCCAAATATAGTAAAAAGGCCTCTTTATGGAGATAAGGGCGATTAAACCCTTCAATCCTGATTTTTATATTTGATCAGACCTCCAATCAGGAAGAGAATAAAGGTTGGGACACCGAAGAGGGAAACTGATATGAGGACTAGGATGCCCGAGATGATCATCAAAGCAGCCCCAGGGTATTTTTCTTCAGCACACCGCCAACGATACCGGTGACCGAGAAGAGTAATGCCGAGGCTCCAAGCCCTATGATCAAATCGTACCCAGCAGATGGATCAAATGCCGAGGTAAATGCTCCAAAGAAGAAAGCAAAGAACGCAGCGGCAATTCCAAGAAGACCACCGATAAGCCCAAGCCAGAATGGGCGACTGTCTGATTGTGACATATTTCTCAATACGACCCTCAACGTCCCCTCACATCAAATTTTTCGTCTTTTAGGCACCATAGTAGATTTTTAAAGCCAAATTACAGTTAGATGATGGGAGGGACCGACGGCTGGTGCATCAGTACGGGTCGCCGGTGAGGGCTGGTGGTGGGAGAGAGCATAATCGGGGCTGGGGGCGTGAGCAGATTACCGACCATGGTGAGCACATGATGCAGGCCGGAACCCGGCCCTCTCGCGAGAGAACACAGCGACCCGGAGCAATTCCAAAATCCAGATCCCAAAAAAAAGACTATACCCGCCTGATCCCCTCATTCACAATCACATAATCGAACGAGATATCGGTCGGGCGGGAGCGGTGCTTTTCGAGGACGACCCGCCTCTTGCTCTCCCTCTTCTCGATCCGCAGGATCGCCTTGGAAATGTGGCCGAGGGCCGTGCCCCCGAGGCCGAAGAAGGCGTCGGTGTCCACGTCCATGTACACCTGGTTCGTGATCAGCACCGGCACCTCGTACTTCTTCGCATAGCCGAGGAGGCGGACCATGTGCTGGGAGAGGACGCGGAGGGCGTCCTTCGTCGTCCCGAGTTCGGAACGGTACAGGGCCGTCGCCGAGTCCATCACGATGAGGCCGACGTTCTTCGACCTGAGGAGGGCCTCGCACTCGTTGACCATGATGCCCTCCTGCACGAAGTCGACGGGCTCGTACAGGTACAGGCGGTCGGCAAGGGCCGTCGCCTCCTCGCCCGCAATCTGCTCGAAGCGTTCGGCCGAGAAGCCCTCGGTGTCGATGTAGATGACAGACTCCCCCCCCTTCAGGCAGGAGACCGCCGCCATGACGGATATCGTGCTCTTGCCGCAGCCGGGCTCGCCGTAGATCTGCGTGATCGTCCGCCTCTCCAGGCCGCCGCCGAGGAGGGTGTCGAGAGGCTCGGAACCCGTGCTCAGTCTGGACAGCTTCATTCCTTCCCCTCCAGGCCCTTCCATGCGGCGTCCTCGACGATCCGGGCCACCGTCCGCACCGGCACGCCTGCCGCGGAGGCAATCGCCCGCACCTCGTCGGACTCGGCCTTCACCGAGGAGACGACATCGCCGATATACCCGACCTTCACCGTCACCTCGCGCCTCACACCCGCCACCTCCGCCGTCACCCGCATCAGACGTCTCTCCAGCACGCTCCGGTGGACCGCGGGGATGCACCGCACCCCGAGAGTGCCGAGTTCCCTGGCCAGGATCAGGGTGAGGGGGGCCGCGTCCGCCGGGCGGCAGACGACCCGCACCAGATGGCCCGCCCGCCCCTTCTTCATGACCGCCGGGACCACGGAGACGTCCCTCGCTCCCGCCGCAAAGAGGAGGTCCATGCAGTGGCCGAGCACCTCGCCGGTGACATCGTCCACGTTCGTCTCCAGGATATCCACCTCGTCGGCGCCCGAAACCCCCTCACGCTCCAGGAGCACAGCCCGCAACACGTTCGGCGTCCCCGCAGGATCGCGGCTTCCGGCACCGTAGCCGATGGTGACGACATGTGCCGCCCCGATCTGATCGGGCCGGAGGGTCGCGAACTCGGCCAGGAGTGCGGCGCCCGTCGGCGTGCAGAGTTCGCCCTCGCCGCCCCCCACCCTCGCCGTCAGGGCCGAGGCCCTGAGGACAGCAAGGGTCGCCGGGGCCGGCACCGGCATCGTGCCGTGGGCCGCCACGACCGTCCCGGCACCCAGGGCGACCGGGAGGACGGCGACGCCGTCGACGCCCAGAGTCTCCAGGGCCGTGCACGCCCCGATCACGTCGGCGATCGCGTCGTCGGCCCCGACCTCGTGGAAGTGCGCCCCCTTCCCGTGGACACTCTCCTCGGCCGCCGCGATCCGGCCGAAGACCCGTTTCGCCCGTTCGATCGCCGCGGGCGGGGCATCGGCCGCCTCCACCCGTGCGATAACATCGGCAAGGTTCCGGTGGGCCGGGCCTGCATGGGTGACGACCCT
Proteins encoded in this window:
- a CDS encoding restriction endonuclease, encoding MFCPECGTPLTSTNAKFCPECGTKLTQETSVPNTVKIQTSPPPSDDDWSDPIDWSEEEYTEEGKPPSANVYELGTKLEEIVDSIYQAEGYKTERRVRMPGQGGYTNEIDVIARRGRKQVAIECKNFTSAVGIKEVRDFSKKLDDLGQGWQGVFVAFNDLTIDAQNFAESRNIEIFSHEDIKEKWFAVSAGRVSRRGEKLNLKFALPIKSDYIAVTTLPLQNNHLIEVSDATLTFHPYIKIPYSFKAQVYDPTKKLHKFSDDGIVVIDLLDGKVLNRQAEKGGSIFNSLSTSKQSTDNAQTLQTFNEVLNNSPSPEYSITIGSDYQITELKPEITKRTVERVAIEYITAKNTSDITYTPSKGDTILDSKRRKFIPRRGDVKLFKSEMVSVPKWAVHFNAFGTIYTKEVFAHSGTVLENTIRYCPQHFKFGVINIKKEAVAVCEVCGKACCSEHITQCPVCGKWVCNEHASTCSSCGKTFCKEHASTICSVCNMPLCSDCEVECPICNRTYGSDHTQICDRCGTAACSQCITTSGLFRKTRVCKNCQ
- the radB gene encoding DNA repair and recombination protein RadB, with the translated sequence MKLSRLSTGSEPLDTLLGGGLERRTITQIYGEPGCGKSTISVMAAVSCLKGGESVIYIDTEGFSAERFEQIAGEEATALADRLYLYEPVDFVQEGIMVNECEALLRSKNVGLIVMDSATALYRSELGTTKDALRVLSQHMVRLLGYAKKYEVPVLITNQVYMDVDTDAFFGLGGTALGHISKAILRIEKRESKRRVVLEKHRSRPTDISFDYVIVNEGIRRV
- the larC gene encoding nickel pincer cofactor biosynthesis protein LarC, whose product is MRILLLDPFHGAAGDMTIGALLDLGADEAQVRAAMASVVADPAFSRVERCGIGAVRVVTHAGPAHRNLADVIARVEAADAPPAAIERAKRVFGRIAAAEESVHGKGAHFHEVGADDAIADVIGACTALETLGVDGVAVLPVALGAGTVVAAHGTMPVPAPATLAVLRASALTARVGGGEGELCTPTGAALLAEFATLRPDQIGAAHVVTIGYGAGSRDPAGTPNVLRAVLLEREGVSGADEVDILETNVDDVTGEVLGHCMDLLFAAGARDVSVVPAVMKKGRAGHLVRVVCRPADAAPLTLILARELGTLGVRCIPAVHRSVLERRLMRVTAEVAGVRREVTVKVGYIGDVVSSVKAESDEVRAIASAAGVPVRTVARIVEDAAWKGLEGKE